The Aspergillus luchuensis IFO 4308 DNA, chromosome 7, nearly complete sequence genome has a segment encoding these proteins:
- the rps1 gene encoding 40S ribosomal protein eS1 (COG:J;~EggNog:ENOG410PGZY;~InterPro:IPR027500,IPR001593,IPR018281;~PFAM:PF01015;~go_component: GO:0005840 - ribosome [Evidence IEA];~go_function: GO:0003735 - structural constituent of ribosome [Evidence IEA];~go_process: GO:0006412 - translation [Evidence IEA]): MAVGKNKRLSKGKKGVKKRTVDPFTRKDEYSVKAPSTFQTRDVGKTLVNRTSGLKNANDSLKGRIFEVSLADLQNDEDHAFRKVKLRVDEIQGKNCLTNFHGLDFTTDKLRSLVRKWQSLIEANVTVKTTDDYLLRLFAIAFTKRRPNQIKKTTYARSSQIRAIRKKMTEIMQREAASCSLAQLTTKLIPEVIGREIEKATQGIYPLQNVHIRKVKLLKSPKFDLGALLNLHGESTTDDKGHKVEREFKEQVLESV; encoded by the exons ATGGCCGTTGGAAA GAACAAGCGCTTGTcgaagggcaagaagggtgTTAAGAAGAGAACTGTTGACCCTTTCACCCGGAAAGACGAGTACTCTGTTAAG GctccctctaccttccaGACTAGAGA TGTTGGAAAGACTCTGGTGAACCGTACCAGTGGTCTGAAGAACGCGAACGATTCCCTGAAGGGCCGTATCTTCGAAGTCTCTCTTGCCGACTTGCAGAACGACGAGGACCATGCCTTCCGTAAGGTCAAGCTCCGCGTGGATGAGATCCAGGGAAAGAACTGCCTGACCAACTTCCACGGTCTGGATTTCACGACCGACAAGCTGCGATCCCTTGTGCGCAAGTGGCAGTCGCTGATTGAAGCCAACGTCACTGTGAAGACGACCGATGACTATCTTCTCCGTCTGTTCGCCATCGCCTTCACGAAGAGACGCCCCAACCAGATCAAGAAGACTACATATGCTCGCTCGTCCCAAATCCGCGCTATCCGCAAGAAGATGACCGAGATCATGCAGCGCGAGGCCGCTAGCTGCTCTCTCGCTCAGCTTACTACCAAGCTCATTCCCGAAGTTATCGGTCGTGAGATTGAGAAGGCTACCCAGGGAATTTACCCCCTGCAGAAC GTCCACATCCGCAAGGTCAAGCTTCTCAAGTCTCCCAAGTTCGACCTCGGTGCGCTTCTGAACTTGCATGGCGAGTCTACAACCGATGACAAGGGACACAAGGTTGAGAGAGAGTTCAAGGAACAGGTCCTTGAGAGCGTTTAA
- a CDS encoding transcription elongation factor 1 family protein (BUSCO:EOG09265KPR;~COG:K;~EggNog:ENOG410PQMN;~InterPro:IPR007808,IPR038567;~PFAM:PF05129): MGKRKKSSRQPQQPRKREPLPTTFACLFCNHENSIVVKLDKKLGLGNLSCKVCGQRFQTGINYLSAAVDVYSDWVDACDAVAKDTATKYEDNDPRVRPSNDFATSPSARDVGFEEADRNDTYADEY, from the exons ATG GGTAAGCGGAAGAAGTCGAGCAGGCAACCACAGCAACCTAGAAAG AGAGAACCGTTGCCTACGACATTTGCGTGCCTTTTCTGCAACCACGAAAACTCCATCGTCGTAAAACTAGACAAGAAACTTGGCCTAGGGAACCTGTCCTGCAAAGTCTGCGGTCAGCGATTTCAGACGGGCATAAACT ATCTCTCCGCTGCTGTTGATGTATACTCGGACTGGGTTGATGCCTGTGACGCGGTTGCCAAGGATACTGCTACCAAGTACGAGGATAATGATCCTCGTGTCAGACCGTCGAACGATTTCGCTACTTCCCCCAGCGCTCGTGATGTTGGGTTCGAGGAAGCGGATCGGAACGATACATATGCCGATGAATACTGA
- the FUR1_2 gene encoding uracil phosphoribosyltransferase (COG:F;~EggNog:ENOG410PF9P;~InterPro:IPR029057,IPR000836;~PFAM:PF14681;~go_process: GO:0009116 - nucleoside metabolic process [Evidence IEA]), whose amino-acid sequence MSEATPSPAQGVGPIYRPDGEKPTATVSKDISYENVHVLPQSPQLIALLTMIRDRRTSRADFIFYSNRIIRLLVEEGLNHLPVVEQSVTTPVGRVYLGVRFEGKICGVSIMRAGEAMEQGLRDCCRSVRIGKILIQRDEETCKPKLFYEKLPGDIANRWVLLLDPMFATGGSATLAVEVLKAKGVPEDRILFLNLIASPSGVADFAERFPKLRVVTAFIDQGLDDKKYIIPGLGDFGDRYYTL is encoded by the exons ATGTCAGAagccactccctcccccgcgCAAGGCGTTGGCCCCATCTACAGGCCCGATGGCGAAAAGCCCACAGCGACAGTATCTAAAGACATATCGTACGAGAATGTCCACGTTTTACCTCAGTCCCCTCAGCTGATCGCTCTTTTGAC CATGATCAGAGATAGAAGGACTAGCCGTGCCGATTTCATCTTCTACTCAAACAGGATCATACGCCtcctggtggaggaggggctcAATCACCTGCCAGTGGTTGAACAATCGGTCACGACGCCTGTAGGTCGCGTCTATCTCGGAGTCCGGTTCGAAGGGAAAATATGCGGCGTTTCCATCATGAGAGCAGGAGAGGCGATGGAGCAGGGTTTGAGAGATTGTTGTCGTTCTGTCCGAATCGGAAAAATCCTTATACAGAGGGACGAGGAAACTTGCAAGCCAAAACTGTTCTATGAAAAGCTCCCTGGTGACATCGCAAATCGATGggtgcttcttcttgatccTATGTTTGCAACAG GGGGCTCTGCAACCCTTGCCGTTGAGGTCTTGAAAGCAAAGGGGGTCCCGGAGGACCGCATTTTGTTTCTTAACCTTATCGCAAGCCCTTCAGGCGTTGCAGATTTTGCTGAACGCTTTCCAAAACTCAGAGTAGTGACTGCTTTCATAGATCAAGGCCTAGATGACAAAAA ATACATCATACCAGGGCTTGGTGACTTCGGCGACCGCTATTACACGCTGTAG
- a CDS encoding WAPL family protein (COG:S;~EggNog:ENOG410PMSV;~InterPro:IPR016024,IPR011989,IPR022771;~PFAM:PF07814;~TransMembrane:1 (o692-710i)): MPQKDTARRASGRPGRSTAEASPGTRSQVDKVTTGSPTLFKKRSGSAGYQLAQEPFTPPNRGLYESERSRKKRRYMHAEQSRPALDQIDVRDSDDAASDNYEPRYDCAADVAYKSNDIEGNCSPLKESHIERRESEFPYNPAASVSRQLRIEEQPISDGSTPSRTLAEAGHDRRTVSARKRLVDLLGIAVPSKETGSSGSDLIVAENIHSENSRPLQETDIPRASHCERPDEVTDHSSEKAIKADTSMLSRIRGSRITYARQRSFLGNPLSLTALEQQDTSASSPHPGDPSLAHITNNDGNQNLVSDDDEIESRPVRSIHELRQAGDNARFRESVEVIFEDIEDPNNSLSGKCSSFAQLCTKLLEHAFVRRFSEYGFNERLVKCIADDQNILVTSMALCAFRLICSNDLFSHTSLRSFWATILGMSHKLLTMTEDIINMATEGTTSLSKVVQRSFKKTLPQISSVLFNASPSPSLSPCLVTLSCIQFCISIFLKKGDDIEPLPATLTEQIVDLLITQCDNATSKASLESYELSRLSFLILESHSMLPGTSAYHHHNFSRLLFENHGKFLPSCHFDRSKQIPMLYARVILNLTNNVPSLCEEFATPDMVSDFVELATTGLSGASMNRNVDENGPLNANILALGVLINLSEQSESSRAAFLNPASDSTSLLQLLLEHFSAGLAFVDQARSVSEVHYNVVIGYLSIVLATLCLNEEALNQIRESIRGEGLLLVLSTAEEFLKFHQKVEQDSQLFESSGERGGRSTTRLKDVLNQIRQKARL, encoded by the exons ATGCCCCAGAAAGATACGGCCAGAAGAGCTTCGGGGAGGCCTGGCCGTTCAACAGCGGAAGCGTCCCCTGGCACACGATCGCAAGTGGATAAAGTTACAACTGGGTCCCCGACACTGTTTAAAAAACGCAGTGGATCTGCAGGCTATCAACTGGCCCAAGAGCCTTTTACTCCTCCGAATAGAGGCCTGTACGAATCCGAGCGCAGtcgaaagaagaggaggtatATGCATGCGGAGCAGTCACGGCCAGCCCTGGACCAGATTGACGTACGCGATAGCGATGACGCAGCCTCGGATAATTACGAGCCTAGATATGATTGTGCGGCTGATGTTGCTTACAAGTCCAATGATATTGAAGGGAATTGCAGTCCTCTGAAGGAATCCCATATTGAACGCAGAGAATCGGAGTTCCCTTACAACCCAGCTGCGTCTGTGTCACGACAGCTTCGCATTGAAGAACAGCCCATCTCAGACGGTAGCACACCCAGCCGGACTTTGGCGGAAGCTGGGCATGACAGGAGAACTGTCTCTGCTCGAAAGAGACTGGTTGATTTGCTAGGTATAGCAGTACCGTCCAAGGAGACTGGATCGAGTGGTTCTGACTTAATTGTAGCTGAAAACATACACTCAGAAAACTCGCGGCCCCTGCAAGAAACCGACATCCCTCGCGCAAGCCACTGTGAAAGGCCGGATGAAGTAACAGATCATAGCTCTGAAAAGGCCATCAAAGCGGACACTTCGATGCTTTCCAGAATACGGGGCTCTAGAATCACTTATGCACGCCAACGATCTTTCTTGGGTAATCCTCTGAGCTTGACAGCTCTTGAACAGCAGGACACTTCGGCATCCTCGCCACATCCTGGTGACCCAAGTCTGGCACACATCACAAACAATGATGGTAACCAGAATTTGGTTAGTGACGACGATGAAATCGAATCTAGACCTGTCCGTAGCATACATGAGCTTAGACAGGCTGGAGATAACGCACGGTTTCGGGAGTCAGTTGAGGTGATATTCGAAGACATCGAGGATCCAAATAACTCTCTCTCTGGGAAATGTAGTAGCTTCGCACAGCTATGCACAAAACTTCTTGAGCATGCCTTTGTGCGTCGATTCTCTGAATATGGTTTCAATGAACGGCTTGTCAAGTGCATCGCGGATGATCAGAACATTCTCGTTACGTCCATGGCTTTGTGTGCATTTAGACTAATCTGCTCGAATGATCTTTTCTCTCACACAAGTCTGAGATCTTTTTGGGCCACAATCCTGGGAATGTCTCACAAGCTCCTTACTATGACCGAAGACATCATAAATATGGCAACTGAGGGAACCACCAGCCTGTCCAAGGTCGTGCAAAGATCTTTCAAAAAGACATTACCTCAGATTTCCTCTGTTCTTTTCAATGCGTCCCCATCGCCGAGCCTTTCTCCTTGCTTGGTGACACTTTCGTGCATCCAATTCTGCATTTCTATATTCCTCAAAAAGGGGGACGACATTGAACCTTTGCCCGCGACGCTAACGGAACAAATCGTCGACTTGCTGATAACACAATGTGACAATGCAACCTCCAAAGCAAGTCTCGAGAGCTATGAGTTATCAAGGTTGTCATTCTTGATTCTGGAATCTCACTCGATGTTACCGGGAACATCAgcgtatcatcatcacaactTTTCCCGGCTGCTTTTCGAGAACCATGGTAAATTTCTGCCATCTTGTCACTTTGATCGGAGTAAGCAGATTCCTATGTTATATGCCAGGGTGATACTCAACCTTACAAATAATGTGCCTTCGCTATGCGAAGAGTTTGCTACTCCTGACATGGTCTCGGATTTTGTGGAACTTGCCACTACTGGGTTGTCTGGTGCATCTATGAATCGCAATGTGGATGAAAATGGACCTTTAAATGCCAACATCTTAGCTTTGGGTGTGCTCATAAACTTGTCGGAACAAAGCGAGTCCTCACGAGCTGCTTTTCTTAATCCAGCTTCTGATTCTACGTCACTACTCCAGTTACTTCTCGAGCACTTTTCCGCGGGGCTTGCATTTGTTGATCAG GCGCGCTCTGTGTCCGAAGTGCATTATAATGTTGTGATTGGATACCTCTCGATTGTCTTGGCTACCTTGTGTCTCAACGAGGAGGCGTTGAATCAAATCAGGGAATCAATTCGTGGCGAAGGACTTCTACTAGTCTTATCGACGGCAGAAGAATTCTTAAAGTTTCACCAGAAGGTTGAGCAAGACTCGCAGCTTTTTGAGAGTTCGGGAGAACGTGGAGGTAGATCAACAACGCGCTTGAAAGATGTCCTGAATCAGATACGCCAGAAAGCACGTCTATAA
- the rhbA gene encoding Rheb family small GTPase rhbA (COG:S;~EggNog:ENOG410PJZE;~InterPro:IPR005225,IPR001806,IPR027417,IPR020849;~PFAM:PF00025,PF08477,PF00071,PF01926;~go_component: GO:0016020 - membrane [Evidence IEA];~go_function: GO:0003924 - GTPase activity [Evidence IEA];~go_function: GO:0005525 - GTP binding [Evidence IEA];~go_process: GO:0007165 - signal transduction [Evidence IEA]): MPSAPKQRKIAIVGSRSVGKSSLTVRFVEHHFVESYYPTIENTFSRIIKYNGQDYATEIVDTAGQDEYSILNSKHFIGIHGYIIVYSVASRQSFDMVRVIRDKILNHLGADHVPLVLVGNKSDLKSEQRQVSLDEGRQLCEEFHCAFTEASARLDYNVAKAFDLMIGEIEKSQNPSQPAGGNKCAVM; encoded by the exons ATGCCTAGTGCACCGAAGCAGCGCAAAATAGCTATTGTTGGCAGTCGCTCTGTGG GTAAATCTTCTCTTACAGTTCGATTTGTTGAACATCATTTTGTAGAAAGCTACTATCCGACGATCGAAAACACGTTCAGTCGAATCATCAAATACAACGGCCAAGATTATGCCACTGAAATCGTTGACACAGCTGGTCAG GACGAGTACAGTATATTGAACTCCAAGCATTTCATCGGAATACATGGGTATATTATTGTCTACTCGGTGGCTTCGCGTCAGTCGTTCGACATGGTGAGGGTCATACGTGACAAGATTTTGAACCATCTT GGTGCCGATCATGTACCCCTTGTGCTTGTCGGAAATAAAAGCGATCTCAAATCTGAGCAACGCCAGGTGTCTCTAGATGAAGGCCGGCAGCTTTGTGAAGAATTCCATTGTGCATTTACTGAGGCTAGTGCTCGTCTCGACTATAATGTTGCGAAAGCGTTTGACTTAATGATTGGGGAGATCGAGAAGTCGCAAAACCCATCACAGCCGGCAGGAGGCAACAAATGCGCCGTAATGTGA
- the SES1 gene encoding serine--tRNA ligase SES1 (COG:J;~EggNog:ENOG410PFEB;~InterPro:IPR006195,IPR015866,IPR042103,IPR010978, IPR033729,IPR002317,IPR002314;~PFAM:PF02403,PF00587;~go_function: GO:0000166 - nucleotide binding [Evidence IEA];~go_function: GO:0004812 - aminoacyl-tRNA ligase activity [Evidence IEA];~go_function: GO:0004828 - serine-tRNA ligase activity [Evidence IEA];~go_function: GO:0005524 - ATP binding [Evidence IEA];~go_process: GO:0006418 - tRNA aminoacylation for protein translation [Evidence IEA];~go_process: GO:0006434 - seryl-tRNA aminoacylation [Evidence IEA]): protein MLDLADFISDRGGDPNKIKESQRKRYAPESVVDEVLSLYEEARRARYEVMQINSQLNALQKEIGKRKKNKEDANDLMEQKADLERRKKDAEELAIQKEKQRDGKIRTIGNLVHDSVPVSNNEDDNAVIRTWAPDNVKVEKRNCLSHHEVLTRLDGFDSERGVKVVGHRGYCLTGYGLFLNLALINYGLEFLWGKGYKPNQPPQFMLKDMMAKTAQLEQFDEELYKVTESEDKSTDKYLIATSEQPLSALHDGEWLQDKDLPIKYAGYSTCYRKEAGAHGKDAWGIFRVHQFEKIEQFVLTKPEDSWQAFDEMMATSEEFYRSLGLPYQVVAIVSGALNNAASKKYDLEAWFPFQGEYKELVSCSNCTDYQSRALEIRYGTKKATDVKKSYVHALNATLCATERTLCCVLENYQTDDGIIVPEPLRKYIPGAPEFIPYSKELPKDSTSQKNKAKQTTKAVSGADETAKKLEGLQV, encoded by the exons ATGCTTGATCTGGCAGACTTTATCAGTGATCGCGGTGGCGATCCGAACAAGATCAAAGAGAGTCAACGGAAACGCTACGCCCCGGAGAGTGTCGTTGATGAGGTCCTCTCCCTATATGAAGAGGCGCGGCGTG CACGGTATGAGGTTATGCAAATAAACTCCCAGCTTAATGCACTCCAAAAAGAGATtggcaagagaaagaag AACAAGGAAGACGCAAATGACCTGATGGAACAGAAAGCCGACCTCGAGAGGCGCAAGAAGGACGCCGAGGAACTGGCTATCcagaaggaaaagcaaagagacgGCAAAATTCGGACTATTGGCAACCTTGTTCATGATTCTGTTCCCGTGAGCAACAACGAG GACGACAATGCCGTAATAAGGACATGGGCACCCGACAATGTGAAGGTCGAGAAGCGCAACTGTCTTTCGCACCATGAGGTTCTCACTCGTCTCGATGGGTTTGATTCAGAGCGTGGTGTCAAAGTGGTTGGCCATCGCGGCTACTGTTTGACAGGTTATGGGCTTTTCCTTAATCTCGCGCTCATAAACTATGGCTTGGAATTCCTCTGGGGTAAAGGTTACAAGCCTAACCAACCCCCTCAATTCATGCTCAAGGACATGATGGCGAAGACCGCCCAGCTTGAACAGTTCGACGAGGAGCTCTACAAAGTCACGGAAAGTGAAGACAAGTCCACCGACAAGTACCTAATCGCTACTTCAGAGCAACCGCTTTCAGCCTTGCATGACGGAGAATGGCTGCAAGATAAAGATCTCCCAATCAA GTACGCTGGATATAGTACTTGCTACCGGAAAGAGGCAGGTGCTCATGGTAAGGATGCATGGGGAATCTTCCGTGTCCATCAGTTCGAGAAG ATCGAACAATTTGTTCTCACGAAACCGGAAGACTCGTGGCAAGCATTTGACGAAATGATGGCCACTTCGGAAGAGTTCTACCGGTCTCTTGGCCTACCGTACCAGGTTGTCGCCATTGTGTCGGGGGCATTGAACAATGCCGCCTCGAAGAAGTATGACCTTGAAGCGTGGTTTCCATTCCAAGGAGAGTACAAGGAGCTAGTATCCTGCTCCAACTGTACCGACTATCAATCCAGAGCCCTAGAGATTCGCTATGGCACGAAGAAGGCTACTGATGTGAAGAAGTCCTATGTCCATGCCTTGAATGCGACTCTGTGTGCAACCGAACGTACACTCTGTTGTGTGCTTGAAAACTACCAGACAGATGAT GGTATTATTGTGCCAGAGCCTCTGAGGAAGTATATCCCGGGCGCTCCCGAGTTTATCCCATATTCCAAAGAGCTGCCGAAAGATAGTACTTCCCAGAAAAACAAAGCCAAGCAGACTACGAAGGCTGTGAGCGGTGCAGATGAGACTGCGAAGAAACTGGAGGGCCTTCAGGTTTAA
- the SER3 gene encoding D-3-phosphoglycerate dehydrogenase (BUSCO:EOG09262CO6;~COG:E;~EggNog:ENOG410PFGT;~InterPro:IPR006140,IPR036291,IPR002912,IPR006139, IPR029753,IPR029752;~PFAM:PF00389,PF02826;~go_function: GO:0016616 - oxidoreductase activity, acting on the CH-OH group of donors, NAD or NADP as acceptor [Evidence IEA];~go_function: GO:0051287 - NAD binding [Evidence IEA];~go_process: GO:0055114 - oxidation-reduction process [Evidence IEA]), whose translation MAASARDINVQEGLNLNPSQSLNFSTSPTASFQSAPSSHGGSAFGSRTIPLANAKHLKPFATEDIKVLLLENVNQTGRDILTKQGYQVEFLKSSLPEDQLIEKIRDVHVIGIRSKTKLSARVLKEARNLIVIGCFCIGTNQVDLQYAAEHGIAVFNSPFSNSRSVAELVIAEIIALARQLGDRSNEMHNGTWNKVSNKCWEIRGKTLGIIGYGHIGAQLSVLAEAMGMSVIFYDVVNLMALGTARQVPTLDILLSESDFITCHVPELPETRNMIGQPQFEQMKPGSYLINASRGSVVDIPALIHAMRSGKVAGAALDVYPNEPAGNGDYFNQSLNDWATDLRGLKNLILTPHIGGSTEEAQRAIGVEVAEALVRYVNEGTTLGAVNLPEVALRSLTMDEPNHARVIFIHQNVPGVLRKVNEILGDHNVDKQMTDSRGDVAYLMADISSVDNMTIKDLYERLESLGSRIMTRILY comes from the exons ATGGCTGCATCTGCAAGGGACATCAATGTCCAAGAGGGATTGAATCTCAACCCTTCACAAAGCTTGAATTTCTCCACCTCTCCTACCGCTTCTTTCCAGTCTGCTCCTTCCAGCCATGGTGGCTCAGCTTTTGGAAGCCGTACGATACCGCTAGCAAATGCAAAGCATTTGAAGCCATTTGCCACGGAGGATATCAAGGTCCTGCTCCTGGAAAACGTCAACCAAACGGGTAGGGACATCCTTACCAAACAGGGCTATCAGGTGGAATTCCTTAAATCCTCCCTTCCGGAAGATCAACTCATCGAGAAAATTCG AGATGTACATGTGATTGGAATCCGCTCGAAGACCAAGCTGAGCGCTCGTGTACTAAAGGAAGCTCGCAATCTTATTGTCATTGGTTGTTTCTGCATCGGGACGAACCAGGTTGATCTGCAATATGCAGCTGAACATGGAATTGCTGTTTTCAACTCACCGTTCAGCAATTCCCGTAGTGTCGCAGAATTGGTTATAGCTGAAATCATTGCTCTCGCCCGTCAACTGGGTGACCGTTCCAATGAGATGCATAACGGCACATGGAACAAAGTGAGCAACAAGTGCTGGGAAATCCGCGGAAAGACCCTTG GCATAATTGGATATGGTCACATCGGTGCTCAACTGTCGGTTCTAGCAGAGGCTATGGGCATGTCTGTTATTTTCTACGACGTAGTGAACCTGATGGCACTGGGTACTGCTCGCCAAGTACCAACCCTTGATATTCTTTTGTCTGAGTCGGACTTCATCACGTGCCATGTTCCTGAGCTCCCGGAGACACGGAACATGATAGGACAACCCCAGTTTGAGCAAATGAAGCCTGGCAGTTATCTGATAAATGCCAGTCGGGGAAGTGTCGTGGACATTCCTGCTCTGATCCATGCAATGCGGTCCGGCAAAGTGGCGGGTGCAGCTCTGGATGTCTATCCCAATGAGCCAGCCGGAAATGGTGATTATTTCAACCAAAGCCTCAATGACTGGGCAACGGATCTTAGGGGTCTCAAGAATTTGATCCTCACGCCACATATTGGCGGTAGCACAGAGGAGGCACAGCGTGCGATTGGCGTTGAGGTGGCAGAAGCCTTGGTGAGATATGTTAACGAGGGCACAACACTGGGGGCCGTAAACCTGCCGGAGGTTGCTCTGCGGTCCCTGACGATGGATGAACCCAACCATGCCCGA GTCATCTTCATTCATCAGAACGTTCCGGGTGTTTTGCGAAAAG TTAATGAGATTCTTGGTGATCACAATGTTGACAAGCAAATGACTGATAGCAGAGGTGAT GTGGCATACTTGATGGCCGATATCAGCAGTGTCGACAACATGACAATCAAGGACTTGTACGAGAGACTTGAAAGCCTCGGAT CTCGAATTATGACGCGCATCTTGTATTAA